In one window of Pseudobdellovibrionaceae bacterium DNA:
- a CDS encoding glycosyltransferase family 9 protein, which produces MKKYKKLLLVRLDRMGDLVLTLPVDSHPDLKDTECFWIIPVGLDFIVQNRPFRTITKKLSFFDFFRFVKWLRQENFSASVVFHAPWWMSLALFLARIPWRVGPLSQWHSFLFFNKGIRQKRSECQYHELDYNYLLLEQGLDLQKLPQHLPLELHAEPPENLSPRSYVVVHPGMGGSARNWPLAYYKNLIESLSESTSVFVTGTNMDREWLEPLKKNTKVNENIKWLDGQLSGTDLLRLLKGAKTVVAPSTGVLHLAAALGVHTIGIFSPITVQKPDRWGPKGPRALTIAPAVDCPGYFKCIGEKCPHYDCMEKIDIGPEMIL; this is translated from the coding sequence GTGAAGAAGTATAAAAAACTTCTGCTCGTTCGGCTTGATCGCATGGGTGATTTGGTTCTCACTTTGCCGGTGGACTCCCATCCGGATTTAAAGGACACCGAGTGCTTTTGGATTATTCCAGTGGGCCTAGATTTTATTGTACAAAATAGGCCGTTTCGAACCATCACCAAAAAATTGAGCTTTTTTGATTTTTTTCGATTCGTTAAGTGGCTTCGGCAAGAGAACTTCTCCGCCAGTGTGGTGTTTCATGCACCATGGTGGATGAGTTTGGCCCTTTTTTTGGCAAGAATTCCCTGGCGGGTGGGCCCCTTGAGTCAGTGGCATTCGTTTTTGTTTTTTAACAAAGGGATTCGTCAAAAACGAAGTGAATGCCAGTACCACGAGTTAGACTACAACTACCTACTTCTTGAGCAAGGATTGGATCTGCAAAAATTGCCCCAACACCTGCCTTTGGAACTTCACGCGGAGCCACCAGAGAATTTATCTCCACGCAGTTACGTGGTGGTCCACCCTGGTATGGGTGGATCTGCTCGCAATTGGCCACTGGCTTATTATAAAAACTTGATTGAGTCGCTCAGTGAGAGCACCTCGGTGTTTGTTACAGGCACCAATATGGATCGTGAATGGTTGGAGCCGCTCAAGAAAAACACTAAGGTAAATGAAAATATAAAATGGTTAGATGGCCAGCTCAGCGGGACGGACCTCTTGCGCTTGCTAAAGGGTGCAAAGACCGTGGTGGCACCGAGCACCGGAGTGCTTCACCTTGCTGCGGCCCTTGGTGTACACACCATTGGTATATTTAGCCCCATTACTGTTCAAAAACCCGATCGCTGGGGACCAAAGGGCCCAAGAGCCCTCACGATAGCGCCAGCCGTCGACTGCCCCGGATATTTCAAATGCATCGGCGAAAAATGTCCACACTATGATTGCATGGAAAAAATCGATATAGGCCCTGAGATGATTTTATAA
- a CDS encoding NUDIX hydrolase, with amino-acid sequence MKKWKTLESNEIHKAGFFRLRTDKCELPDGRVMPRYYVVEFCDWVHVVPVTADGQVVMVNQYRHAADEWFMEFPGGATDPGEDPKAAALRELEEETGYVAKKIEALGMHYPNPAIQTNRVFTYLATGCELTAKPCLDPFEDLEVKLVEKQWLMNQFQTGCINHALVAASLSLAMGRLS; translated from the coding sequence ATGAAAAAATGGAAAACTTTAGAATCCAACGAAATTCATAAAGCCGGTTTTTTTCGTCTCCGTACAGATAAATGCGAGTTGCCTGATGGCCGGGTCATGCCCCGTTACTATGTGGTTGAATTTTGTGATTGGGTACACGTGGTGCCCGTGACCGCTGATGGCCAGGTGGTCATGGTGAATCAATATCGGCATGCCGCTGATGAGTGGTTTATGGAGTTTCCCGGCGGTGCTACAGATCCCGGAGAAGACCCTAAAGCCGCGGCATTAAGAGAACTAGAAGAAGAAACGGGTTATGTGGCTAAAAAAATTGAAGCCCTCGGAATGCATTATCCCAATCCAGCCATTCAGACCAATCGGGTGTTCACGTACTTGGCCACGGGATGTGAATTAACAGCAAAACCGTGTCTTGATCCTTTTGAAGACCTTGAGGTGAAGCTGGTTGAGAAACAGTGGTTGATGAATCAATTTCAAACAGGATGTATCAACCATGCTTTGGTTGCCGCATCGCTCAGTCTTGCCATGGGCCGTTTGTCGTAG
- a CDS encoding HD domain-containing protein produces MASLNEANKQFVNQLVEKQNIESVFWVKDKSYLTDKNGKPYINLYLGDITGSINGRVWEKADEFVHAFDEGDFVFVKGHIQVFQKKKQMVVHQIRKAESSEYSLNDFMASAKRPVEAMMADLEKLVDEMKDPALKALVVETLTDKEVRPLFLKAPAAKTIHHAYVGGLLEHVLSIAQTMSFLAKHYTFLNYDYLLFGAIFHDIGKIWELSVEDGFQYTQRGRLVGHMVLACELVDKMSMRISDFTEDQRDICKHIILSHHGKLEYGSPKRPKLLEALVVAMIDEFDSKINSVASFMTSELENQSDWTRYEAQHDRYFYLPLFAEQLKLSGK; encoded by the coding sequence GTGGCATCGTTAAATGAGGCAAACAAGCAATTTGTAAATCAGCTTGTAGAAAAACAAAATATAGAGTCAGTTTTTTGGGTCAAAGATAAATCTTATCTGACTGATAAAAACGGTAAGCCCTACATTAATTTGTATTTGGGCGATATTACAGGGTCGATCAACGGCCGAGTTTGGGAAAAAGCGGACGAATTTGTACACGCCTTTGACGAGGGAGACTTTGTTTTTGTTAAAGGTCATATTCAAGTTTTCCAAAAGAAAAAGCAGATGGTGGTTCATCAAATTCGGAAAGCAGAATCATCAGAATATTCGTTGAATGACTTCATGGCATCGGCCAAACGCCCAGTGGAAGCAATGATGGCCGACCTTGAAAAGCTCGTGGACGAAATGAAGGACCCAGCCCTTAAAGCTTTGGTTGTTGAAACTTTAACAGATAAAGAAGTTCGGCCACTCTTTTTAAAGGCGCCAGCAGCAAAGACCATTCACCATGCCTATGTGGGCGGGCTACTGGAGCATGTTCTCTCCATTGCTCAAACTATGAGTTTTTTAGCTAAGCATTATACTTTTTTAAATTATGACTATTTATTATTTGGTGCTATTTTTCATGACATCGGGAAAATCTGGGAGCTGTCGGTAGAGGACGGTTTTCAATACACCCAACGCGGACGCCTTGTCGGCCATATGGTTCTTGCCTGTGAACTAGTTGATAAGATGTCCATGCGTATTTCTGACTTCACTGAAGACCAACGTGATATTTGTAAACACATTATTCTCAGCCATCATGGCAAGTTAGAGTATGGCTCTCCGAAAAGACCAAAACTTTTAGAGGCCTTGGTAGTGGCTATGATTGATGAATTTGACAGCAAGATCAACTCAGTAGCTTCGTTTATGACATCTGAATTGGAAAACCAGTCGGATTGGACAAGATACGAGGCCCAACACGATCGATATTTTTATTTGCCTCTATTTGCTGAACAATTGAAATTGAGCGGCAAATGA
- a CDS encoding glycosyltransferase family 2 protein, translating into MTLQDLCRYTKEVGTITVVIITKNEECNIERCLKSIHDWVDEIIIMDSHSTDRTPEICRSFDRVTFYDTDWLGYGATKNLGNSKAHSDYILSLDADEAISEELKQEILQLQPQLDGTTAFYLNRLVNYCGRWIYHSGWHPDYQLRLFPKATSHWNEAKVHEKVIVQDNTQTNRLKSPLYHYTYHTLSDHLERLNLYTSLDGERLAESKKNFLVIRGLISFFSRFLKHYFLKRGFLDGFEGFCIASLSAFAGFVRYLKAYHLRKGIR; encoded by the coding sequence TTGACCTTACAAGATCTGTGCCGGTACACAAAAGAAGTGGGAACCATAACCGTAGTCATTATCACTAAAAATGAAGAATGCAATATTGAGAGATGCCTTAAATCTATCCACGATTGGGTGGATGAAATTATCATTATGGATTCTCACAGTACCGATCGCACACCTGAAATTTGTAGATCTTTTGACAGGGTGACCTTTTACGACACCGATTGGCTTGGTTATGGAGCGACAAAAAACCTCGGCAATTCGAAAGCTCATTCCGATTATATCCTGTCCTTGGATGCCGACGAGGCTATTTCAGAGGAGCTAAAACAGGAGATTCTTCAGCTGCAACCTCAGCTCGATGGGACAACCGCCTTTTACCTCAATCGTTTAGTTAACTACTGCGGCCGCTGGATATACCATTCGGGTTGGCATCCAGACTACCAGCTTCGGCTCTTTCCCAAAGCCACAAGCCACTGGAACGAAGCCAAAGTTCATGAAAAAGTGATCGTGCAGGACAATACTCAAACGAACCGACTAAAAAGCCCCCTTTATCACTACACATATCACACTCTCAGCGATCACCTTGAGCGCCTCAACCTTTACACATCCCTCGATGGGGAGCGCCTTGCTGAATCCAAGAAGAATTTTTTAGTGATTCGAGGGTTGATTAGCTTTTTCAGTCGATTCCTCAAACACTACTTTCTTAAGCGCGGGTTTTTAGATGGCTTTGAAGGGTTTTGTATTGCTTCGCTTTCAGCGTTTGCTGGGTTTGTCCGATATCTTAAAGCGTATCACCTTAGAAAAGGCATACGGTAG
- a CDS encoding GGDEF domain-containing protein, translating into MLISDVKWPIVLAFIALLLASEGYPQNDGDSSGPDTSEATESADLLSPQPWSLIEKPGSGAMNPFSGMKPRMRLDLLMSLSPDKALAILQQHYAYEQALEQAVQTDALTQLHNRRAFDQRVSTPPTQDLYVVTMDIDHFSRINNTYGHPTGDVVIRGIAQGIRDGLRATDVAFRTGGEEFVILLNLADYGKVHEIVERIHSQIKSLRFRPTTGGDEFSVTISIGVAKYTVGDSKNPGPTLAEVIEQSDSALYKAKVTRDTIVWDASCQDYLLL; encoded by the coding sequence ATGCTGATTTCTGACGTAAAATGGCCAATCGTGTTGGCTTTTATAGCTTTGCTGCTGGCATCTGAGGGATATCCTCAAAATGATGGGGATTCCTCTGGCCCAGATACGTCCGAAGCCACAGAATCCGCCGATTTACTCTCGCCGCAGCCCTGGAGCCTAATTGAAAAGCCTGGTTCTGGCGCCATGAATCCTTTTTCAGGAATGAAGCCAAGAATGAGATTGGACCTTTTAATGAGCTTGAGTCCTGACAAGGCTTTAGCCATTCTTCAGCAGCATTATGCTTACGAACAGGCCCTCGAGCAGGCCGTGCAGACCGATGCACTCACTCAATTGCACAATCGAAGGGCTTTCGATCAGCGAGTGTCGACACCACCCACACAAGACCTCTATGTGGTCACCATGGATATTGATCATTTTAGTCGAATCAATAACACCTATGGGCATCCCACAGGAGATGTTGTTATTCGAGGAATTGCCCAAGGTATTCGCGATGGATTACGGGCTACAGATGTGGCCTTTCGCACAGGCGGTGAAGAATTTGTGATTTTGTTAAACCTGGCTGATTATGGCAAAGTCCATGAAATTGTGGAACGGATTCATAGCCAGATTAAATCGCTCCGCTTCAGGCCCACCACTGGGGGAGACGAGTTCTCAGTGACAATCTCTATTGGAGTAGCAAAATACACCGTTGGTGATTCTAAAAACCCAGGCCCGACACTAGCAGAGGTGATTGAGCAATCTGACAGTGCCCTCTACAAAGCCAAAGTCACTCGCGATACCATCGTGTGGGATGCGAGCTGCCAAGATTACCTACTTCTTTAG